The Branchiostoma lanceolatum isolate klBraLanc5 chromosome 10, klBraLanc5.hap2, whole genome shotgun sequence genome has a window encoding:
- the LOC136443592 gene encoding kelch-like protein 21 isoform X2, protein MSGDFFWGEQTVYDVFVLPQENNKKLLNTLNSETSTLSGTSQQNKMSSEEDVFTFQDTGHPDHLMTGLQELRKECRFSDVIICVGATEFPCHRVVLASASSYFKAMFSGELRESLATKIVIHSVSEDIMELLLEFSYTGRVDITQKNVEALLEAANLFQFGTVREACSRYLQQRIDASNVLGFHEFAEAHNCNELSELAKEFVIDNFLEVFQTSGEFLQVTQERLVEYISDVNLQIDKEEQVYESVMQWVRADVDNRLSILHKVLEHVRLPFINPRYLVAKVETEPLILSSPACMELVQEARRYHVFDYDRADHPNIRMKPRPCFDISEAMVVVGGCSGGDTKLAKVDCYDPKNNAWHTLSDLPEYNREGYAVVALGNDIYVTGTTDETITSDGCATTWKYSTQSDRWMTMAPMLKSYKCRATVVLHGQIYLLGGTDINGPVADVERYDPFSNSWEEVQSMIKAMNDFTVAACRGKLYVNGRSQGSEKILFQCFDPSTDTWNFIDNSVMPEWSQVPQSITLNGLIYYLRDDSKEVDAYDPIANQWVEVAPMKAMHSSGSVCVIDGKIFVSGGFGELAESNLIECYDPTYDKWAYSGSLPEPRCYHWCVSILKKVEHNDDEE, encoded by the exons GAGAACAACAAGAAACTGTTGAACACATTGAACTCGGAGACTTCCACACTGTCGGGTACGTCTCAGCAGAACAAGATGTCGAGCGAAGAAGACGTCTTCACGTTCCAAGACACGGGACACCCCGACCATCTTATGACGGGACTACAGGAGCTGCGCAAGGAATGCCGTTTCTCTGACGTCATCATCTGCGTGGGGGCCACTGAGTTCCCATGCCACAGG GTGGTCCTTGCGTCGGCTAGTAGCTACTTCAAGGCCATGTTCTCCGGAGAACTGCGCGAGAGTCTCGCCACCAAGATCGTCATCCACTCCGTGTCGGAGGACATCATGGAACTGCTCCTGGAGTTCTCCTACACAG GCCGAGTGGACATCACCCAGAAGAACGTAGAAGCGCTTCTGGAGGCCGCTAACCTGTTCCAGTTCGGCACGGTGCGAGAGGCGTGCAGCCGGTACCTACAACAGAGGATAGACGCCAGTAACGTGCTCGGCTTCCACGAGTTCGCAGAGGCGCACAACTGCAACGAGCTGTCCGAACTCGCCAAGGAGTTCGTCATAGATAACTTCCTGGAGGTGTTTCAGACTTCTGGAGAATTCTTACAG GTCACCCAGGAGAGGTTGGTGGAGTACATCTCTGACGTCAACCTCCAGATCGACAAGGAGGAACAGGTGTACGAGTCCGTCATGCAGTGGGTTCGCGCAGACGTGGACAACAG GCTCAGCATCTTACACAAGGTGCTGGAGCACGTCCGTCTGCCGTTCATCAACCCGCGGTACCTGGTGGCGAAAGTGGAGACAGAGCCGCTCATCCTGTCTTCTCCCGCCTGTATGGAGCTGGTGCAGGAGGCGCGCCGGTATCACGTCTTCGACTACGATAGAGCAG ATCACCCGAATATCCGGATGAAGCCCCGCCCGTGTTTTGACATCTCGGAGGCGATGGTAGTTGTGGGGGGCTGCAGCGGAGGCGACACCAAGCTGGCGAAGGTGGACTGTTACGACCCGAAGAACAACGCCTGGCACACACTCTCAGACTTGCCGGAATACAACAGGGAAGG ATATGCAGTCGTCGCCCTTGGAAACGACATTTACGTCACAGGAACGACGGACGAGACCATCACGAGCGACGGCTGCGCCACCACCTGGAAGTACAGTACCCAGTCGGACCGCTGGATGACCATGGCGCCCATGCTCAAGTCCTACAAGTGTCGCGCAACCGTGGTGCTCCACGGACAGATCTATCTACTGGGCGGTACGGATATAAACGGACCCGTAGCAGATGTAGAGAGATACGACCCGTTCTCTAACTCTTGGGAAGAG GTTCAATCGATGATTAAAGCCATGAATGACTTCACTGTCGCGGCGTGCAGAGGAAAGCTATACGTAAACGGCAGGTCCCAGGGCAGTGAGAAAATTCTCTTCCAATGTTTCGACCCCTCAACAGACACGTGGAACTTCATCGATAACTCCGTGATGCCGGAATGGTCCCAGGTACCCCAGTCCATCACTCTAAATGGGCTGATATACTACTTACGGGACGACTCTAAAGAAGTTGACGCGTATGATCCTATAGCTAACCAATGGGTGGAGGTTGCACCGATGAAGGCGATGCACTCAAGCGGTAGCGTGTGCGTTATTGACGGGAAGATCTTCGTGTCGGGCGGCTTCGGTGAGCTTGCTGAGTCGAACTTGATTGAGTGTTACGATCCGACGTACGATAAATGGGCATATTCCGGGTCGCTACCGGAGCCAAGGTGCTACCACTGGTGTGTCAGCATACTCAAGAAGGTAGAACACAACGATGACGAGGAATAA
- the LOC136443592 gene encoding kelch-like protein 21 isoform X3 → MSSEEDVFTFQDTGHPDHLMTGLQELRKECRFSDVIICVGATEFPCHRVVLASASSYFKAMFSGELRESLATKIVIHSVSEDIMELLLEFSYTGRVDITQKNVEALLEAANLFQFGTVREACSRYLQQRIDASNVLGFHEFAEAHNCNELSELAKEFVIDNFLEVFQTSGEFLQVTQERLVEYISDVNLQIDKEEQVYESVMQWVRADVDNRLSILHKVLEHVRLPFINPRYLVAKVETEPLILSSPACMELVQEARRYHVFDYDRADHPNIRMKPRPCFDISEAMVVVGGCSGGDTKLAKVDCYDPKNNAWHTLSDLPEYNREGYAVVALGNDIYVTGTTDETITSDGCATTWKYSTQSDRWMTMAPMLKSYKCRATVVLHGQIYLLGGTDINGPVADVERYDPFSNSWEEVQSMIKAMNDFTVAACRGKLYVNGRSQGSEKILFQCFDPSTDTWNFIDNSVMPEWSQVPQSITLNGLIYYLRDDSKEVDAYDPIANQWVEVAPMKAMHSSGSVCVIDGKIFVSGGFGELAESNLIECYDPTYDKWAYSGSLPEPRCYHWCVSILKKVEHNDDEE, encoded by the exons ATGTCGAGCGAAGAAGACGTCTTCACGTTCCAAGACACGGGACACCCCGACCATCTTATGACGGGACTACAGGAGCTGCGCAAGGAATGCCGTTTCTCTGACGTCATCATCTGCGTGGGGGCCACTGAGTTCCCATGCCACAGG GTGGTCCTTGCGTCGGCTAGTAGCTACTTCAAGGCCATGTTCTCCGGAGAACTGCGCGAGAGTCTCGCCACCAAGATCGTCATCCACTCCGTGTCGGAGGACATCATGGAACTGCTCCTGGAGTTCTCCTACACAG GCCGAGTGGACATCACCCAGAAGAACGTAGAAGCGCTTCTGGAGGCCGCTAACCTGTTCCAGTTCGGCACGGTGCGAGAGGCGTGCAGCCGGTACCTACAACAGAGGATAGACGCCAGTAACGTGCTCGGCTTCCACGAGTTCGCAGAGGCGCACAACTGCAACGAGCTGTCCGAACTCGCCAAGGAGTTCGTCATAGATAACTTCCTGGAGGTGTTTCAGACTTCTGGAGAATTCTTACAG GTCACCCAGGAGAGGTTGGTGGAGTACATCTCTGACGTCAACCTCCAGATCGACAAGGAGGAACAGGTGTACGAGTCCGTCATGCAGTGGGTTCGCGCAGACGTGGACAACAG GCTCAGCATCTTACACAAGGTGCTGGAGCACGTCCGTCTGCCGTTCATCAACCCGCGGTACCTGGTGGCGAAAGTGGAGACAGAGCCGCTCATCCTGTCTTCTCCCGCCTGTATGGAGCTGGTGCAGGAGGCGCGCCGGTATCACGTCTTCGACTACGATAGAGCAG ATCACCCGAATATCCGGATGAAGCCCCGCCCGTGTTTTGACATCTCGGAGGCGATGGTAGTTGTGGGGGGCTGCAGCGGAGGCGACACCAAGCTGGCGAAGGTGGACTGTTACGACCCGAAGAACAACGCCTGGCACACACTCTCAGACTTGCCGGAATACAACAGGGAAGG ATATGCAGTCGTCGCCCTTGGAAACGACATTTACGTCACAGGAACGACGGACGAGACCATCACGAGCGACGGCTGCGCCACCACCTGGAAGTACAGTACCCAGTCGGACCGCTGGATGACCATGGCGCCCATGCTCAAGTCCTACAAGTGTCGCGCAACCGTGGTGCTCCACGGACAGATCTATCTACTGGGCGGTACGGATATAAACGGACCCGTAGCAGATGTAGAGAGATACGACCCGTTCTCTAACTCTTGGGAAGAG GTTCAATCGATGATTAAAGCCATGAATGACTTCACTGTCGCGGCGTGCAGAGGAAAGCTATACGTAAACGGCAGGTCCCAGGGCAGTGAGAAAATTCTCTTCCAATGTTTCGACCCCTCAACAGACACGTGGAACTTCATCGATAACTCCGTGATGCCGGAATGGTCCCAGGTACCCCAGTCCATCACTCTAAATGGGCTGATATACTACTTACGGGACGACTCTAAAGAAGTTGACGCGTATGATCCTATAGCTAACCAATGGGTGGAGGTTGCACCGATGAAGGCGATGCACTCAAGCGGTAGCGTGTGCGTTATTGACGGGAAGATCTTCGTGTCGGGCGGCTTCGGTGAGCTTGCTGAGTCGAACTTGATTGAGTGTTACGATCCGACGTACGATAAATGGGCATATTCCGGGTCGCTACCGGAGCCAAGGTGCTACCACTGGTGTGTCAGCATACTCAAGAAGGTAGAACACAACGATGACGAGGAATAA
- the LOC136443362 gene encoding cleavage and polyadenylation specificity factor subunit 3-like has protein sequence MAAKRRMDSQVPAEESDLLIIRPLGAGQEVGRSCHMLEFKGKKIMLDTGIHPGLNGLNALPFLDLIDPEEIDLLLVSHFHLDHCGGLPYFLTKTSFRGRVFMTHATKAIYKWLLSDYIKVSNISSEDMLYTENDLSASMDKIETVNFHQETDVNGIKFWCYNAGHVLGAAMFMIEIAGVKILYTGDFSRQEDRHLMAAEVPAIHPDVLIIEATYGTHIHEKREEREARFTSTVHDIVNRGGRCLIPVFALGRAQELLLILDEYWGNHPELHDIPIYYASSLAKKCMAVYQTYINAMNEKIRKQISVSNPFVFKHISNLKGMDHFDDIGPSVVMASPGMMQSGLSRELFESWCTDRRNGCIIAGYCVEGTLAKHIMSEPEEIQTMSGQKIPLKCSVDYISFSAHTDYQQTSDFIRQLKPPHVVLVHGEANEMSRLKAAIIREYEDDPDVNIEVHNPKNTQAVELYFRGEKMAKVMGSLASKKPEQSDRLSGILVKRNFNYHLVAPSDISNYTDLATSTVTQRQSIQYVGPFSLLQQHLMLLSGDVEQIEVQEKPALRVFKAVTIIQEPGMVVLEWTANPVNDMFADAVVTVILKVGTDPKMQKIVPTPTKTNKQHFTDKLTELMTDLYGEKAITHMTKGDIMAVTVDGKTANICLDTLEVDCEADEDFQQTVSQSVSRLYHSLTPVYR, from the exons CTGGATACTGGGATCCATCCAGGACTCAATGGGTTGAACGCCCTGCCGTTCCTTGACCTGATCGACCCTGAGGAGATTGACCTCCTGTTAGTTAGTCA CTTCCATCTGGACCACTGCGGAGGCCTGCCATATTTCCTGACTAAGACCAGTTTCCGTGGACGTGTGTTCATGACTCATGCCACCAAAGCCATCTACAAGTGGCTGTTGTCAGATTACATCAAAGTCAG CAACATTTCATCTGAAGACATGTTGTACACAGAAAATGACCTAAGTGCGAGCATGGATAAGATAGAGACAGTGAACTTTCACCAG GAGACAGATGTCAATGGCATCAAGTTCTGGTGCTACAATGCTGGCCATGTCCTGGGTGCGGCCATGTTTATGATAGAGATCGCTGGTGTGAAGATCCTGTACACCGGAGACTTCTCTCGCCAGGAGGACAGACATCTCATGGCTGCAGAGGTGCCAGCCATCCACCCTGATGTACTCATCATA GAAGCGACGTATGGAACGCACATCCACGAAAAGCGAGAGGAGAGGGAGGCCCGCTTCACGAGTACGGTACACGACATCGTCAACAGGGGAGGCAGGTGTCTCATACCGGTGTTCGCCCTGGGAAGGGCACAGGAACTGCTCCTGATTTTAG ACGAGTACTGGGGTAACCACCCTGAGCTCCACGACATCCCCATCTACTACGCCTCCTCGCTGGCCAAGAAGTGCATGGCTGTCTACCAGACGTACATCAACGCCATGAACGAGAAGATTCGCAAACAG ATATCTGTCAGCAATCCCTTTGTGTTTAAACACATCTCCAACCTGAAG ggcaTGGACCACTTTGATGACATTGGTCCGTCTGTGGTGATGGCCAGTCCTGGGATGATGCAGAGTGGACTGTCCAGGGAGCTGTTTGAGAGCTGGTGCACGGACCGACGGAACGGCTGTATCATTGCAGGCTACTGTGTGGAGGGGACACTAGCAAAG CATATCATGTCAGAACCAGAGGAGATCCAGACAATGTCAGGGCAGAAAATTCCTCTCAAATGTTCTGTAG ATTATATCTCCTTCTCGGCTCACACGGACTACCAGCAGACAAGTGACTTCATCAGACAGCTCAAGCCTCCACATGTG GTATTGGTACACGGAGAGGCAAACGAGATGAGCAGACTGAAGGCGGCTATTATCCGTGAGTACGAGGACGATCCAGACGTGAACATCGAAGTGCACAACCCTAAAAACACACAGGCTGTGGAGCTGTACTTCAGGGGAGAGAAGATGGCAAAG gTGATGGGTTCGTTGGCGTCCAAGAAGCCGGAGCAGAGTGACCGCCTGTCGGGAATCCTGGTCAAGAGGAACTTCAACTACCACCTGGTGGCTCCCTCCGATATCTCCA ATTATACTGACCTAGCGACCAGCACAGTTACCCAGAGACAGAGTATCCAGTACGTGGGCCCCTTCAGTCTCCTGCAACAACACCTCATGCTCCTGTCCGGGGACGTGGAGCAGATAGAAGTACAGGAGAAACCTGCGCTCAGGGTCTTCAAGGCTGTCACCATCATCCAGGAGCCGGGCATGGTCGTCTTGGAG TGGACAGCCAACCCAGTGAACGACATGTTTGCTGACGCAGTCGTGACGGTCATCCTGAAGGTCGGAACGGACCCCAAGATGCAGAAAA TTGTGCCCACACCAACCAAGACCAACAAGCAGCACTTCACGGACAAGCTGACTGAGCTGATGACAGACCTGTATGGGGAGAAGGCCATCACACACATGACTAAAGGGGACATCATGGCCGTCACTGTGGACGGGAAAACAGCCAACATCTGTCTCGACACTCTG GAAGTGGACTGCGAGGCTGACGAAGACTTCCAACAGACGGTGTCTCAGTCCGTCAGCAGACTCTATCATTCCCTCACTCCAGTCTACAGATAG
- the LOC136443592 gene encoding kelch-like protein 21 isoform X1, which produces MFAFLHLPGYGPSGRRRRRSKKASSENNKKLLNTLNSETSTLSGTSQQNKMSSEEDVFTFQDTGHPDHLMTGLQELRKECRFSDVIICVGATEFPCHRVVLASASSYFKAMFSGELRESLATKIVIHSVSEDIMELLLEFSYTGRVDITQKNVEALLEAANLFQFGTVREACSRYLQQRIDASNVLGFHEFAEAHNCNELSELAKEFVIDNFLEVFQTSGEFLQVTQERLVEYISDVNLQIDKEEQVYESVMQWVRADVDNRLSILHKVLEHVRLPFINPRYLVAKVETEPLILSSPACMELVQEARRYHVFDYDRADHPNIRMKPRPCFDISEAMVVVGGCSGGDTKLAKVDCYDPKNNAWHTLSDLPEYNREGYAVVALGNDIYVTGTTDETITSDGCATTWKYSTQSDRWMTMAPMLKSYKCRATVVLHGQIYLLGGTDINGPVADVERYDPFSNSWEEVQSMIKAMNDFTVAACRGKLYVNGRSQGSEKILFQCFDPSTDTWNFIDNSVMPEWSQVPQSITLNGLIYYLRDDSKEVDAYDPIANQWVEVAPMKAMHSSGSVCVIDGKIFVSGGFGELAESNLIECYDPTYDKWAYSGSLPEPRCYHWCVSILKKVEHNDDEE; this is translated from the exons GAGAACAACAAGAAACTGTTGAACACATTGAACTCGGAGACTTCCACACTGTCGGGTACGTCTCAGCAGAACAAGATGTCGAGCGAAGAAGACGTCTTCACGTTCCAAGACACGGGACACCCCGACCATCTTATGACGGGACTACAGGAGCTGCGCAAGGAATGCCGTTTCTCTGACGTCATCATCTGCGTGGGGGCCACTGAGTTCCCATGCCACAGG GTGGTCCTTGCGTCGGCTAGTAGCTACTTCAAGGCCATGTTCTCCGGAGAACTGCGCGAGAGTCTCGCCACCAAGATCGTCATCCACTCCGTGTCGGAGGACATCATGGAACTGCTCCTGGAGTTCTCCTACACAG GCCGAGTGGACATCACCCAGAAGAACGTAGAAGCGCTTCTGGAGGCCGCTAACCTGTTCCAGTTCGGCACGGTGCGAGAGGCGTGCAGCCGGTACCTACAACAGAGGATAGACGCCAGTAACGTGCTCGGCTTCCACGAGTTCGCAGAGGCGCACAACTGCAACGAGCTGTCCGAACTCGCCAAGGAGTTCGTCATAGATAACTTCCTGGAGGTGTTTCAGACTTCTGGAGAATTCTTACAG GTCACCCAGGAGAGGTTGGTGGAGTACATCTCTGACGTCAACCTCCAGATCGACAAGGAGGAACAGGTGTACGAGTCCGTCATGCAGTGGGTTCGCGCAGACGTGGACAACAG GCTCAGCATCTTACACAAGGTGCTGGAGCACGTCCGTCTGCCGTTCATCAACCCGCGGTACCTGGTGGCGAAAGTGGAGACAGAGCCGCTCATCCTGTCTTCTCCCGCCTGTATGGAGCTGGTGCAGGAGGCGCGCCGGTATCACGTCTTCGACTACGATAGAGCAG ATCACCCGAATATCCGGATGAAGCCCCGCCCGTGTTTTGACATCTCGGAGGCGATGGTAGTTGTGGGGGGCTGCAGCGGAGGCGACACCAAGCTGGCGAAGGTGGACTGTTACGACCCGAAGAACAACGCCTGGCACACACTCTCAGACTTGCCGGAATACAACAGGGAAGG ATATGCAGTCGTCGCCCTTGGAAACGACATTTACGTCACAGGAACGACGGACGAGACCATCACGAGCGACGGCTGCGCCACCACCTGGAAGTACAGTACCCAGTCGGACCGCTGGATGACCATGGCGCCCATGCTCAAGTCCTACAAGTGTCGCGCAACCGTGGTGCTCCACGGACAGATCTATCTACTGGGCGGTACGGATATAAACGGACCCGTAGCAGATGTAGAGAGATACGACCCGTTCTCTAACTCTTGGGAAGAG GTTCAATCGATGATTAAAGCCATGAATGACTTCACTGTCGCGGCGTGCAGAGGAAAGCTATACGTAAACGGCAGGTCCCAGGGCAGTGAGAAAATTCTCTTCCAATGTTTCGACCCCTCAACAGACACGTGGAACTTCATCGATAACTCCGTGATGCCGGAATGGTCCCAGGTACCCCAGTCCATCACTCTAAATGGGCTGATATACTACTTACGGGACGACTCTAAAGAAGTTGACGCGTATGATCCTATAGCTAACCAATGGGTGGAGGTTGCACCGATGAAGGCGATGCACTCAAGCGGTAGCGTGTGCGTTATTGACGGGAAGATCTTCGTGTCGGGCGGCTTCGGTGAGCTTGCTGAGTCGAACTTGATTGAGTGTTACGATCCGACGTACGATAAATGGGCATATTCCGGGTCGCTACCGGAGCCAAGGTGCTACCACTGGTGTGTCAGCATACTCAAGAAGGTAGAACACAACGATGACGAGGAATAA